A region of uncultured Anaeromusa sp. DNA encodes the following proteins:
- a CDS encoding SAP domain-containing protein codes for MVQVQEMARSRGLKPGRRKKADLIRAIQCEEGNRPCFNEGASACGQTDCLWRDDCSAAKM; via the coding sequence ATGGTGCAAGTGCAGGAAATGGCGAGAAGCAGGGGGCTTAAGCCGGGGAGGCGAAAAAAGGCAGATTTGATTCGTGCTATTCAGTGCGAAGAAGGTAACCGGCCTTGTTTCAACGAAGGGGCCTCGGCTTGCGGACAGACGGATTGTCTGTGGCGGGACGACTGCAGCGCCGCCAAAATGTAA
- a CDS encoding MFS transporter — protein sequence MKEKLSKVPKVVWLQLFLLALGYAFYSANRLAFGVGLKAVAGQLALTAVQIGTLGTIFTLGQALIDIPAGYIADRFGRKRMLIMGMLGISITTMLVTTASSFAEAASWRFLFGATEGIWNIVMYSVAGSIFPAARAMLNGLMMTFYSVGAYVGPSYYGWSLGVTGSWQSGLLTMGITTLAFALLLIWGFKARYTDQSKDIKQTHLLEALRTVGRSRVVWLGVLIQILNIVPYWGFASMGPYLFMTYKGYTAADAGQFFGIIYGIGGLSSVVLGYFADHFGRKPTILFLAVLNTLCAVLIFHVIPQSSEIVLYIVGGLMGIGLHAIYVLGYTVGQDGVKPHQIGLATGIIGASSYFLSFFSGPLMGYLTKAYGYLMALDIVVVAFEAILIVVAFMMTETQRQEEVLQSEETAG from the coding sequence GTGAAAGAAAAATTAAGCAAAGTGCCCAAGGTCGTTTGGCTGCAGCTGTTTTTGCTGGCGTTGGGCTATGCCTTTTATTCGGCCAATCGCCTAGCTTTTGGTGTCGGCTTAAAGGCGGTGGCAGGACAGTTGGCGTTGACGGCCGTGCAGATTGGCACCTTGGGAACGATTTTTACGTTAGGGCAGGCGTTGATTGACATTCCCGCCGGTTATATTGCCGACCGCTTTGGGCGCAAACGAATGTTGATCATGGGCATGCTGGGCATTTCCATTACAACGATGCTGGTGACGACGGCAAGCAGCTTTGCCGAAGCGGCGAGCTGGCGGTTTCTTTTCGGCGCGACTGAAGGAATCTGGAACATTGTTATGTACTCAGTGGCAGGCTCTATTTTTCCTGCAGCACGGGCTATGCTGAATGGTCTAATGATGACCTTCTATTCGGTCGGCGCCTATGTGGGGCCTTCCTATTACGGCTGGAGCCTGGGTGTTACCGGCAGCTGGCAGTCCGGTCTTTTGACTATGGGCATTACGACCCTTGCTTTTGCGTTGCTATTGATCTGGGGCTTTAAAGCGCGTTATACGGATCAGTCCAAGGATATTAAGCAGACGCATCTGCTGGAAGCGCTGCGGACGGTGGGGCGCAGTCGTGTGGTGTGGCTAGGCGTTTTGATTCAGATTCTCAACATTGTGCCCTACTGGGGCTTTGCCTCCATGGGACCTTATCTCTTTATGACGTATAAAGGCTATACGGCAGCGGATGCTGGTCAATTCTTTGGCATTATTTACGGTATTGGCGGACTTAGCTCGGTGGTGCTGGGGTATTTTGCCGACCATTTTGGTCGTAAGCCAACCATCTTGTTTTTGGCGGTTCTGAATACGCTTTGCGCTGTGCTGATTTTCCATGTGATTCCTCAAAGCTCGGAGATCGTTCTCTATATTGTTGGCGGTTTGATGGGTATTGGCTTGCATGCTATTTACGTGCTGGGCTATACGGTAGGGCAGGACGGCGTTAAGCCGCACCAGATCGGTTTGGCTACAGGCATTATTGGTGCATCCAGTTATTTTCTTTCGTTCTTTTCCGGCCCGCTCATGGGTTATCTCACGAAGGCGTACGGTTATTTGATGGCGCTGGATATTGTTGTTGTGGCTTTTGAAGCCATACTCATTGTAGTGGCTTTCATGATGACGGAAACCCAGCGCCAAGAAGAGGTGCTACAATCGGAAGAAACAGCAGGCTAA
- the leuB gene encoding 3-isopropylmalate dehydrogenase — protein sequence MEHKIVVIPGDGIGQEIVDAAVRVLQAAARKGSLKLTLQECYAGGAALDHRGEPLPQETVQAARSAEAVLLGAVGGPKWDGVSAELRPERAILGLRQELGLYANLRPVRVLPSLASYSPVKEEVVTDTDILIVRELNGGIYFGEKGTEGDKAWDVEMYSKPEIERIAAVAFQAAQGRRRKVTSVDKANVLASSRLWRATVTEAAKGHGEISLNHYYVDNFAMQLILAPRQFDVVVTNNLFGDILSDAAAVLAGSIGMLPSASVGRETSLYEPIHGSAPEIAGQGIANPLGTILSTSMLLEYSLAQPELAKAVAWSVEAVLAAGYRTQDIYRPGTTKVSTEEMGRLVEAHLADLVI from the coding sequence ATGGAACATAAAATTGTTGTCATACCAGGAGATGGAATTGGCCAGGAAATCGTGGATGCTGCGGTGCGGGTGCTGCAGGCGGCAGCTCGTAAAGGCAGCTTGAAGCTGACGTTGCAGGAGTGTTATGCCGGCGGCGCAGCGCTGGATCATAGGGGTGAACCACTACCGCAAGAAACTGTACAAGCGGCCAGAAGCGCGGAAGCGGTATTGTTGGGCGCCGTTGGCGGCCCTAAGTGGGACGGCGTGTCCGCGGAATTGCGTCCGGAGCGCGCCATACTGGGCTTGCGTCAGGAACTAGGCCTCTATGCTAATCTGCGTCCGGTGCGGGTGCTGCCCAGCCTGGCTTCTTATTCGCCGGTAAAAGAAGAGGTTGTGACCGATACCGATATTTTGATTGTGCGTGAACTCAACGGAGGCATTTATTTTGGCGAAAAGGGAACTGAAGGAGATAAAGCCTGGGATGTCGAGATGTATTCAAAACCGGAGATTGAGCGCATTGCCGCTGTGGCCTTCCAGGCTGCGCAAGGGCGGCGGCGGAAAGTGACTTCGGTGGACAAGGCCAATGTGTTGGCTTCCTCCCGTCTGTGGCGGGCAACCGTGACGGAGGCGGCGAAGGGTCATGGGGAGATTTCCTTAAACCACTATTATGTGGACAACTTTGCCATGCAGTTGATTTTGGCGCCCCGGCAATTTGATGTGGTGGTGACAAACAACTTGTTTGGCGATATTTTGAGCGATGCCGCTGCGGTGCTGGCCGGTTCCATCGGCATGCTGCCCTCGGCGAGTGTAGGGCGCGAAACCAGCTTGTACGAGCCCATTCATGGTTCAGCGCCGGAAATTGCCGGACAGGGTATCGCCAATCCCCTAGGCACCATTTTGTCGACGTCCATGTTGCTGGAATACTCGTTGGCGCAGCCGGAACTGGCCAAAGCCGTAGCGTGGTCCGTAGAAGCCGTGCTGGCGGCCGGGTACCGCACTCAAGATATTTATCGTCCCGGAACGACCAAAGTGTCGACAGAAGAAATGGGCCGTCTGGTGGAAGCACACTTGGCGGATCTGGTCATATGA
- the leuD gene encoding 3-isopropylmalate dehydratase small subunit (catalyzes the isomerization between 2-isopropylmalate and 3-isopropylmalate in leucine biosynthesis), which produces MILKGNAWRYGDNIDTDFIYPARFLNITEPSVMAAHCMEDLDPDFQNKTAKGDIVVAGRNFGCGSSREHAPVSIKENGIACVIAESFARIFYRNAINIGLPLLEIGEQARTIQEGDQLRLNLEAGVIENLTRGERYMAPPLPPFIQKIVSAGGLANYVREEV; this is translated from the coding sequence ATGATTTTAAAAGGAAACGCCTGGCGTTATGGCGACAATATTGATACGGATTTTATCTATCCGGCGCGCTTTTTGAATATTACCGAGCCTAGCGTTATGGCGGCGCACTGTATGGAAGATTTGGACCCGGATTTTCAAAACAAAACTGCCAAGGGAGACATTGTGGTAGCCGGACGGAATTTTGGCTGCGGCTCTTCGCGAGAGCATGCGCCGGTTTCTATTAAAGAAAACGGCATTGCCTGCGTGATTGCCGAAAGCTTTGCCCGGATATTTTACCGCAATGCTATCAATATCGGCCTGCCGCTGTTGGAAATTGGCGAGCAAGCCCGAACCATCCAGGAGGGCGATCAATTGCGGCTTAACCTGGAAGCCGGGGTCATTGAAAATCTGACTCGCGGCGAGCGGTATATGGCGCCGCCGTTGCCGCCGTTTATTCAAAAGATTGTCAGCGCCGGGGGGCTGGCTAACTATGTGAGGGAGGAAGTCTAA
- the leuC gene encoding 3-isopropylmalate dehydratase large subunit, translating to MGMTMTEKILASRAGKDKVVPGELIECRVDFTLANDITAPPAIGEFKRMGKPLFDKEKVALVPDHFVPNKDVQSAMNAKTMREFAYEQDITHYFEVGRMGIEHVLLPEQGLVAPGQVIIGADSHTCTYGAVGAFSTGVGHTDLAAAWATGKTWFKVPSSIRVRLKGKPGRWVSGKDVMLTLIGQIGVDGARYQALEFTDEGVAALSMADRFTMANMAIEGGAKNGIFPVDAATKGYLEGRVSKYEVFTADADAQYEREIVLDLGRLQPVVALPHLPENVKSVSELPPTAIDQVVIGSCTNGRLEDLAVAAQFFAGRKVHPKVKAIIIPGSQEVYLAAIEKGYIQQFIAAGAAVSTPTCGPCLGGYMGIMAAGERAVTTTNRNFRGRMGHIDSEVYLASPAVAAASAIMGRIAAPEEVEA from the coding sequence ATGGGCATGACAATGACGGAAAAGATATTGGCCAGCCGCGCCGGGAAAGACAAGGTGGTTCCCGGCGAGTTGATTGAGTGCCGCGTTGATTTTACGCTGGCCAATGACATTACAGCGCCTCCGGCGATCGGAGAATTTAAGCGCATGGGCAAACCGCTTTTTGACAAAGAAAAAGTGGCGTTGGTACCAGATCATTTTGTACCGAACAAAGACGTACAGTCGGCGATGAACGCTAAAACGATGCGGGAATTTGCGTATGAACAAGACATTACCCACTACTTTGAGGTGGGACGCATGGGGATTGAACATGTGCTGTTGCCGGAGCAGGGGTTGGTGGCTCCCGGGCAAGTCATCATCGGGGCGGATTCGCATACCTGCACCTATGGCGCAGTGGGAGCATTCTCTACTGGTGTAGGCCATACTGATTTGGCTGCAGCCTGGGCGACGGGAAAAACTTGGTTTAAGGTTCCTTCTTCCATTCGCGTTCGTCTAAAGGGAAAGCCCGGGCGTTGGGTGAGCGGCAAAGACGTCATGCTGACGTTGATAGGACAGATTGGCGTCGACGGCGCTCGCTATCAAGCACTAGAGTTTACTGACGAAGGCGTAGCCGCTCTTTCTATGGCGGATCGTTTTACGATGGCGAACATGGCTATTGAAGGAGGTGCTAAAAACGGCATCTTTCCGGTGGATGCGGCAACGAAAGGATACTTAGAGGGGCGAGTTTCCAAGTATGAAGTGTTTACAGCCGATGCTGACGCCCAGTATGAACGAGAAATTGTCTTGGATTTAGGGCGGCTGCAGCCAGTTGTGGCCTTGCCGCATCTGCCGGAAAACGTTAAGTCTGTAAGCGAACTGCCGCCTACGGCGATTGATCAAGTGGTAATCGGTTCTTGCACCAATGGCCGCCTGGAGGATTTGGCCGTAGCAGCGCAGTTCTTTGCAGGAAGAAAGGTACATCCCAAAGTCAAAGCCATTATTATTCCCGGCAGCCAGGAAGTCTATTTGGCAGCCATAGAAAAAGGATATATCCAACAATTTATTGCGGCTGGTGCGGCGGTAAGCACTCCGACTTGCGGTCCTTGCTTGGGCGGCTATATGGGCATTATGGCGGCAGGGGAGCGAGCGGTGACGACGACCAATCGCAATTTCCGCGGTCGCATGGGTCACATCGATAGTGAGGTGTATTTAGCTAGTCCGGCGGTGGCGGCGGCCAGCGCCATTATGGGACGAATCGCGGCTCCTGAGGAGGTAGAAGCATGA